A genomic segment from Bubalus bubalis isolate 160015118507 breed Murrah chromosome 5, NDDB_SH_1, whole genome shotgun sequence encodes:
- the FAM181B gene encoding protein FAM181B, producing MAVQAALLSTHPFVPFGFGGSPDGLGGAFGALDKGCCFEDEETGTPAGALLAGAESGDAREATRDLLSFIDSASSNIKLALDKPGKSKRKVNHRKYLQKQIKRCSGLMGAAPPGPPSPGAADTPAKRPLAGAQTVPVPAHGKAAPRREASQAAAAASLQSRSLAALFDSLRHVPGGADPAGAAEAAPAAGLVGGDAAGSAGGPAVPGARKVPLRARNLPPSFFTEPSRAGGGVCGPSGPGVSLGDLEKGSEAAEFFELLGPDYGAGTEAGALLAAEPLDVFPAGAAVLRGPPELEPGLFDPQPAMVGSLLYPEPWSAPGGPATKKPPLPAPGGGLTLNEPLRSVYPAAADSPGGDDGPGLLASFTPFFSDCALPPAPPPPPQQVSYDYSAGYSRTAFAGLWRPDGAWEGAPGEEGAPRD from the coding sequence ATGGCAGTCCAGGCGGCGCTCCTCAGCACGCACCCCTTCGTCCCCTTCGGCTTCGGGGGCTCCCCGGACGGGCTGGGAGGCGCCTTCGGAGCCCTGGACAAGGGCTGCTGTTTCGAGGATGAGGAGACCGGGACGCCGGCGGGCGCGCTGCTGGCGGGCGCCGAGAGCGGGGACGCGCGCGAGGCCACCCGCGACCTGCTCAGCTTCATCGACTCCGCGTCTAGCAACATTAAGCTGGCCCTGGACAAGCCCGGCAAGTCGAAGCGGAAGGTGAACCACCGCAAGTACCTGCAGAAGCAGATCAAGCGCTGCAGCGGCCTCATGGGCGCCGCGCCCCCGGGCCCGCCCTCCCCGGGCGCCGCCGACACGCCCGCCAAGCGGCCCCTCGCCGGCGCCCAGACGGTCCCGGTCCCGGCCCACGGCAAGGCGGCTCCCCGGCGGGAGGCGTCGCAGGCCGCGGCGGCCGCCAGCCTACAGAGCCGGAGCCTGGCCGCGCTCTTCGACTCGCTGCGCCACGTCCCCGGGGGCGCCGATCCGGCCGGGGCTGCGGAGGCGGCGCCCGCGGCCGGGCTCGTGGGAGGGGACGCGGCCGGCTCCGCAGGCGGCCCGGCGGTCCCCGGCGCCAGGAAGGTCCCGCTGCGGGCCCGCAACCTGCCGCCGTCCTTCTTCACCGAGCCGTCCCGGGCGGGCGGCGGCGTGTGCGGCCCGTCGGGGCCCGGCGTGAGCCTGGGCGACTTGGAGAAGGGCTCAGAGGCCGCCGAGTTCTTCGAGCTTCTGGGGCCCGACTACGGCGCGGGCACCGAGGCGGGTGCCTTACTTGCCGCGGAGCCTCTCGATGTGTTCCCTGCCGGGGCCGCAGTCCTGCGGGGACCCCCGGAGCTGGAGCCCGGCCTCTTTGACCCCCAGCCCGCGATGGTGGGGAGCCTACTGTACCCCGAGCCCTGGAGCGCCCCGGGCGGCCCCGCGACCAAAAAGCCGCCCCTGCCCGCGCCCGGCGGTGGCTTGACCTTGAACGAGCCCTTGCGCTCCGTTTACCCCGCCGCCGCGGACTCTCCGGGCGGGGACGACGGGCCCGGCCTCTTGGCCTCGTTCACCCCCTTCTTCTCAGACTGCGCTCTGCCcccggcgccgccgccgccgccccaaCAGGTGTCCTACGACTACAGCGCGGGCTACAGCCGCACGGCGTTCGCCGGCCTTTGGAGACCCGACGGGGCTTGGGAAGGGGCGCCCGGGGAGGAGGGGGCGCCCCGGGACTGA